In Argiope bruennichi chromosome 4, qqArgBrue1.1, whole genome shotgun sequence, the sequence TAGAAGAGCTCGGAATAAATTTCGATCATATTATACAGAAAACTGTTGCTGTCTTGAATCCTTTTAAAGAGCCAAATCCTTCGATCTTGCAGGAAACTGATTTCACTGGACCATTggttttttgtttatgttttggTGGGTTTTTATTACTCAGTGGTAAAGTGCACTTTGGTTATATCTATGGTATAGGCGTACTTGGTTGTTTTTCTATGTATTCATTGTTAAATCTTATGAGTGAATCAGGAGTATCAATGGGTTGTACAATAAGTGTTTTAGGTTATTGTCTTTTGCCAATGGTTGTACTGTCTGGAATCTCTGTATTATCTCTAAAAGGGACATTGTGTACTATATTGACTTTTGTAGCTGTGTCCTGGTGTTCATTTTCTGCATCAAAGCTGTTTGTTGCTGCCTTGGCTATGGATCATCAACAGCCCTTGGTTGCATACCCTTGCGCTTTATTATACGGCGTTTTTGCTTTgctaactattttttaaattgtcagcaAAGCAAATGAATCTTTGTTATTGATTTGTAA encodes:
- the LOC129965918 gene encoding protein YIPF5-like; this encodes MTSQNQNSGYYNWNQGPENPAGGPYRYDFGTPDFGAQPQFGQFDYDSTQNVNVPPNAGPSTNLYPPMGSYSGSILTPEAPSFTNPTENYEDEPPLLEELGINFDHIIQKTVAVLNPFKEPNPSILQETDFTGPLVFCLCFGGFLLLSGKVHFGYIYGIGVLGCFSMYSLLNLMSESGVSMGCTISVLGYCLLPMVVLSGISVLSLKGTLCTILTFVAVSWCSFSASKLFVAALAMDHQQPLVAYPCALLYGVFALLTIF